The Brachyhypopomus gauderio isolate BG-103 chromosome 1, BGAUD_0.2, whole genome shotgun sequence genome includes a window with the following:
- the LOC143512128 gene encoding myosin heavy chain, fast skeletal muscle-like — translation MGDGEMECFGPAAIYLRKPEKERIEAQNTPFDARTAYFVSEPKEMYLKGTLKSKEGGKATVETLCGKTLTVKEDAIFPMNPPKYDKIEDMAMMTHLNEPAVLYNLKERYAAWMIYTYSGLFCVTVNPYKWLPVYDAVVVSGYRGKKRIEAPPHIFSISDNAYQFMLTDRENQSILITGESGAGKTVNTKRVIQYFATIAVSGQKKAEPVPGKMQGSLEDQIIAANPLLEAYGNAKTVRNDNSSRFGKFIRIHFASSGKLASADIETYLLEKSRVTFQLSAERSYHIFYQLMTGHKPELLEALLITTNPYDYPMISQGEIAVKSINDVEEFIATDTAIDILGFSGDEKINIYKLTGAVMHHGNMKFKQKQREEQAEPDGTEVADKIAYLMGLNSADMLKALCYPRVKVGNEFVTKGQTVPQVNNAVSALCKSVYEKMFLWMVVRINEMLDTKQQRQFFIGVLDIAGFEIFDFNTLEQLCINFTNEKLQQFFNHHMFVLEQEEYKKEGIEWEFIDFGMDLAACIELIEKPMGIFSILEEECMFPKATDTSFKNKLYDQHLGKSKAFEKPRPAKGKAEAHFSLVHYAGTVDYNIIGWLDKNKDPLNESVVGLYQKSANKLLSLLYSTHASSDDTAGKKAGKKKGGSFQTVSALFRENLGKLMTNLKSTHPHFVRCLIPNESKTPGLMENFLVIHQLRCNGVLEGIRICRKGFPSRILYGDFKQRYKVLNASVIPEGQFIDNKKAAEKLLGSIDVDHTQYKFGHTKVFFKAGLLGTLEEMRDDKLATLITMTQALCRGFLMRREFVKMMERRDSIYSIQYNIRSFMNVKHWPWMKLYFKIKPLLKSAETEKEMAAMKENFEKMKEDLAKALAKKKELEEKMVSLLQEKNDLQLQVASETENLSDAEERCEGLIKSKIILEAKLKETNERLEDEEEMNAELTAKKRKLEDECSELKKDIDDLELTLAKVEKEKHATENKVKNLTEEMVSQDESISKLTKEKKALQEAHQQTLDDLQAEEDKVNSLTKAKTKLEQQVDDLEGSLEQEKKLRMDLERAKRKLEGDLKLAQENIMDLENDKQQADEKIKKKDFEISQFLSKIEDEQTIGAQLQKKIKELLARTEELEEEIEAERAARAKVEKQRADLSRELEEISERLEEAGGATAAQIEMNKKREAEFQKLRRDLEESTLQHEATAAALRKKQADSVAELGEQIDNLQRVKQKLEKEKSEYKMEIDDLSSNMEAVAKGKANLEKMCRTLEDQLSEINAKHEDNVRHLNDLTIQKARLTTENAELGRQLEEKESLVSQLTRGKQAYTQQMEELKRQIEEEVKAKNALAHAVQSARHDCDLLREQFEEEQEAKAELLRGMSKANSEVAQWRSKYETDAIQRIDELEEAKKKLAQRLQDAEESTEAVNSKCASLEKTKQRLQGEVEDLMIDVERANALAANLDKKQRNFDKILAEWKQKYEEGQAELEGAQKESRSLSTELFKMKNSYEEALDQLETLKRENKNLQQEISDLTEQLGENGKTINELEKAKKTVETEKSEIQTALEEAEGTLEHEESKILRVQLELNQVKSEIDRKLAEKDEEMEQIKRNSQRVIESMQSTLEAEVRSRNDALRVKKKMEGDLNEMEIQLSHANRQAAEAQKQLRNVQGQLKDAQLYLDEAVRGQEDMKEQVAMVERRNNLMLAEIEELRSGLEQTERGRKVAEQELVDASERVTLLHSQNTSLLNTKKKLEAEVMQIQSEMEDTIQEARNAEEKAKKAITDAAMMAEELKKEQDTSAHLERMKKNLEVTVKDLQHRLDEAESLAMKGGKKQLQKLESRVRELEAEVEAEQRRGADAIKGVRKYERRVKELTYQTEEDKKNMTRLQDLVDKLQMKVKAYKRQAEEAEEQANNHLSKYRKVQHELEEAQERADIAESQVNKLRAKSRDAGKGKDTLE, via the exons atgggggatggagagatggagtgtTTTGGGCCAGCGGCCATTTACCTCCGCAAGCCAGAGAAGGAGAGGATTGAGGCCCAGAACACACCTTTTGATGCCAGAACAGCATATTTTGTGTCTGAGCCCAAGGAGATGTACCTCAAGGGTACATTAAAGAGTAAAGAGGGAGGCAAAGCCACTGTTGAAACGCTGTGTGGAAAG ACTCTCACAGTTAAAGAGGATGCAATCTTCCCCATGAACCCTCCCAAATATGACAAAATAGAGGACATGGCCATGATGACCCACCTCAATGAACCTGCTGTGTTGTATAATCTTAAAGAGCGCTACGCAGCATGGATGATCTAT ACCTACTCAGGGTTGTTCTGCGTCACTGTGAACCCCTACAAGTGGCTCCCAGTATATGATGCAGTTGTTGTGTCTGGATACAGAGGCAAAAAGAggattgaagccccaccccacaTCTTCTCCATCTCTGATAACGCATATCAGTTCATGTTAACAG ATCGTGAAAATCAGTCTATCCTGATCAC TGGAGAATCTGGTGCAGGAAAAACTGTGAACACCAAACGTGTCATCCAGTATTTTGCGACAATTGCTGTGTCTGGACAGAAGAAGGCAGAACCCGTTCCTGGCAAAATGCAG GGTTCACTGGAGGACCAAATCATTGCCGCCAACCCCCTGCTGGAGGCTTATGGTAATGCCAAGACTGTGAGAAATGACAATTCTTCTCGCTTC GGTAAATTCATAAGAATTCATTTTGCATCCTCTGGAAAGCTGGCTTCTGCTGATATTGAAACAT ATCTCCTGGAGAAGTCAAGAGTCACTTTCCAGCTGTCTGCTGAGAGGAGCTACCACATCTTCTACCAGCTCATGACTGGACACAAACCAGAGCTGCTTG AGGCCCTGCTTATCACTACCAACCCTTATGACTACCCTATGATCAGCCAGGGTGAAATCGCAGTAAAGAGCATCAATGATGTGGAAGAGTTCATAGCAACTGAT ACTGCCATTGACATTTTGGGCTTCAGTGGCGATGAGAAAATTAACATCTACAAGTTGACTGGAGCTGTGATGCACCATGGGAACATGAAGTTCAAGcagaagcagagagaggagcaggcTGAGCCTGATGGCACTGAGG TGGCTGATAAAATCGCCTACCTCATGGGGCTGAACTCAGCTGACATGCTGAAAGCTTTGTGCTACCCCAGAGTGAAGGTCGGAAATGAGTTTGTGACCAAAGGACAGACTGTACCACAG GTCAACAATGCTGTCAGCGCTCTTTGTAAGTCTGTCTATGAGAAAATGTTCTTGTGGATGGTTGTCCGAATCAATGAGATGTTGGACACAAAGCAGCAAAGGCAGTTCTTCATTGGTGTGTTGGACATCGCTGGATTTGAGATCTTTGat TTCAACACCTTGGAGCAGCTCTGCATTAACTTCACAAATGAGAAACTGCAACAGTTCTTCAACCACCACATGTTTGTGCTGGAACAAGAGGAGTACAAGAAAGAAGGAATTGAATGGGAGTTCATTGACTTTGGTATGGACCTGGCTGCCTGCATTGAGCTTATTGAGAAG CCAATGGGCATCTTCTCCATCCTTGAAGAGGAGTGCATGTTCCCCAAGGCTACAGACACATCCTTCAAGAACAAACTGTATGACCAGCATCTTGGCAAGTCCAAGGCCTTTGAGAAGCCCAGACCAGCAAAGGGAAAAGCTGAGGCCCACTTCTCCCTGGTGCACTATGCTGGCACTGTGGACTACAACATTATTGGCTGGTTGGACAAGAACAAGGACCCCCTGAATGAGTCTGTTGTGGGGCTTTATCAGAAATCAGCAAACAAACTGCTGTCCCTTCTTTATTCAACACATGCCTCTTCTGATG ATACTGCTGGCAAGAAGGCTGGCAAGAAGAAGGGTGGTTCTTTCCAGACTGTGTCAGCTTTGTTTAGG GAGAACTTGGGCAAGCTGATGACCAATTTGAAGAGCACTCACCCTCATTTTGTGCGTTGCTTGATTCCAAATGAATCCAAGACTCCAG GTTTGATGGAGAACTTCCTGGTTATCCACCAGTTGAGGTGTAATGGTGTGCTGGAGGGTATCAGAATCTGTAGAAAGGGATTCCCTAGCAGAATTCTCTATGGTGACTTCAAGCAAAG ATATAAAGTCTTGAATGCCAGTGTCATCCCAGAGGGACAGTTCATTGACAATAAGAAAGCTGCAGAGAAACTCTTGGGTTCCATTGACGTTGATCACACCCAGTACAAGTTTGGACACACAAAA GTGTTCTTCAAAGCTGGTCTACTAGGTACCCTTGAGGAGATGCGAGATGATAAATTAGCAACTCTAATTACTATGACTCAAGCTCTGTGCCGTGGCTTCCTCATGAGGAGGGAATTTGTCAAGATGATGGAGAGAAG AGATTCCATTTACTCTATCCAATACAACATCCGCTCATTCATGAATGTGAAACACTGGCCATGGATGAAGCTGTACTTCAAGATTAAGCCTCTACTGAAGAGtgcagagacagagaaggaaaTGGCTGCCATGAAGGAGAACTTTGAGAAAATGAAGGAGGATCTGGCAAAGGCATTGGCTAAGAAGAAAGAGCTTGAGGAGAAGATGGTTTCCCTTCTGCAGGAGAAAAATGACCTGCAACTGCAAGTAGCATCT GAAACAGAGAACCTCTCTGATGCTGAAGAAAGATGTGAGGGGCTGATCAAGAGCAAGATCATACTTGAGGCCAAACTCAAAGAGACAAATGAGAGActggaggatgaggaagaaatGAATGCTGAGCTGACTGCCAAGAAGAGGAAACTGGAAGATGAATGTTCTGAGCTGAAGAAGGACATTGATGATCTGGAGCTCACCTTGGCTAAAGTGGAGAAGGAGAAACATGCCACAGAGAACAAG GTCAAGAACTTAACAGAAGAGATGGTCTCCCAGGATGAGAGCATCTCTAAACTTACTAAGGAGAAGAAAGCCCTCCAAGAGGCACATCAGCAGACTCTTGATGATCTACAAGCAGAGGAAGACAAAGTCAACTCCTTAACTAAAGCCAAGACCAAGCTTGAACAACAAGTGGATGAT CTTGAGGGTTCTCTGGAACAAGAAAAGAAATTGCGTATGGACCTTGAGAGAGCTAAGAGAAAGCTTGAAGGTGACCTGAAATTGGCCCAGGAGAACATAATGGACCTTGAGAATGATAAACAACAGGCTGATGAGAAAATCAAAAa GAAAGACTTTGAAATAAGCCAATTTCTAAGCAAGATCGAAGATGAGCAGACCATTGGTGCACAACTTCAGAAGAAGATTAAAGAACTGCTG GCTCGCactgaggagctggaggaggaaatTGAGGCTGAGCGTGCAGCTCGTGCTAAAGTTGAGAAGCAGAGAGCTGATCTCTCCAGAGAACTTGAGGAGATCAGTGAGAGGCTTGAGGAAGCTGGTGGTGCTACTGCTGCTCAGATTGAGATGAACAAGAAGCGTGAGGCCGAGTTCCAGAAGCTGCGTCGTGATCTGGAAGAGTCCACTCTGCAGCATGAAGCTACAGCTGCTGCCCTCCGCAAGAAACAAGCTGACAGTGTTGCTGAGCTTGGAGAGCAGATCGACAACCTTCAGAGGGTCAAACAGAagctggagaaggagaagagtgAATATAAAATGGAGATTGATGACCTGTCCAGCAACATGGAGGCTGTAGCCAAAGGAAAA GCTAATTTAGAGAAAATGTGCAGAACCCTTGAGGACCAACTCAGTGAAATCAATGCAAAACACGAGGACAATGTTCGCCATTTGAATGACTTGACCATACAAAAAGCCAGACTTACTACTGAGAATG CTGAACTTGGACGGCAGCTAGAGGAGAAAGAGTCTCTGGTTTCTCAGCTGACCAGAGGGAAGCAGGCCTACACTCAGCAGATGGAGGAACTTAAAAGACAGATTGAAGAggaagtaaag GCCAAGAACGCCCTGGCTCATGCTGTCCAATCAGCCCGTCATGACTGTGATCTGCTCAGAGAGCAGTTTGAGGAAGAGCAGGAGGCCAAGGCTGAGCTGCTGCGTGGAATGTCCAAGGCCAACAGTGAGGTGGCTCAGTGGAGATCTAAATATGAGACCGATGCCATCCAGCGTATAGATGAGCTTGAAGAGGCCAA GAAAAAACTCGCTCAGCGTCTCCAAGATGCAGAGGAATCCACTGAAGCAGTGAACTCTAAATGTGCCTCTCTGGAGAAAACTAAGCAGAGACTACAGGGTGAAGTGGAGGACCTCATGATTGATGTTGAGAGAGCCAATGCATTAGCTGCCAACCTGGACAAAAAGCAAAGGAACTTTGACAAG ATCTTGGCAGAGTGGAAGCAGAAGTATGAGGAAGGCCAGGCTGAACTGGAAGGAGCCCAGAAAGAATCTCGTTCTCTCAGCACTGAGCTCTTTAAGATGAAGAACTCATATGAGGAAGCTTTAGACCAGCTGGAGACCCtgaagagagagaacaagaatcTGCAGC AGGAAATCTCTGACCTAACAGAACAGCTTGGAGAAAATGGAAAAACCATTAATGAGCTGGAAAAGGCAAAGAAGACAGTAGAGACTGAAAAATCAGAAATCCAAACTGCTCTTGAGGAAGCAGAG GGCACACTTGAGCATGAGGAATCCAAGATTCTTCGTGTCCAGCTTGAGCTCAACCAGGTTAAGAGTGAAATTGACAGGAAGCTCGCTGAAAAAGATGAAGAGATGGAGCAGATCAAGAGGAACAGCCAGAGGGTGATTGAGTCCATGCAAAGTACTCTTGAGGCTGAGGTGAGGAGCAGAAATGATGCCCTGAGAGTCAAGAAGAAGATGGAGGGAGACCTGAATGAGATGGAGATTCAGCTGAGCCATGCCAACCGCCAGGCTGCTGAGGCCCAGAAACAGCTCAGGAACGTCCAGGGACAGCTCAAG GATGCCCAACTATATCTTGATGAGGCTGTCAGAGGACAAGAAGACATGAAGGAACAGGTTGCCATGGTGGAGCGCAGGAATAATCTGATGCTAGCAGAGATTGAGGAACTGAGATCTGGGCtggaacagacagagagaggacgcAAAGTGGCTGAACAGGAGCTGGTTGATGCCAGTGAGCGTGTGACACTGCTGCACTCTCAA AATACCAGCCTACTTAACACCAAAAAGAAGCTTGAGGCTGAGGTTATGCAGATTCAAAGCGAAATGGAAGATACAATCCAGGAAGCAAGAAACGCTGAAGAGAAGGCCAAGAAAGCAATTACTGAT GCTGCCATGATGGCAGAGGAGCTGAAGAAAGAGCAGGACACCAGTGCTCATCTGGAGAGGATGAAGAAGAACCTTGAGGTCACGGTCAAAGATCTGCAGCACCGCCTGGATGAGGCTGAGAGTCTTGCCATGAAGGGTGGAAAGAAGCAGCTCCAGAAACTGGAGTCTAGG GTACGTG